A genomic region of Xanthomonas campestris pv. phormiicola contains the following coding sequences:
- the accD gene encoding acetyl-CoA carboxylase, carboxyltransferase subunit beta, with the protein MSWLSKLMPSGIRTDSTPSKKRSVPEGLWEKCPNCSAVLYRPELEENLEVCPKCGHHMAIRARARLASLFDPDTTPTEIGARLGPTDALKFKDQKKYSERIKISQKSTGEYDALIAMQGLLKAQPLVAASFDFAFMGGSMGSVVGERFALAAETALQIGAPFVCFSASGGARMQEGLFSLMQMAKTSAALGRLREAGLPYVSVLTHPTTGGVSASFAMLGDINIAEPHALIGFAGPRVIEQTVRETLPEGFQRSEFLLEHGAIDQICDRRELRDRLSELLAMMMRQPAPAKTEVVA; encoded by the coding sequence ATGAGTTGGCTCAGCAAATTGATGCCCTCCGGCATCCGCACCGATAGCACGCCCAGCAAGAAGCGCAGCGTTCCCGAAGGCCTGTGGGAGAAGTGTCCCAACTGCAGCGCCGTGCTGTACCGGCCGGAGCTGGAGGAGAACCTGGAGGTGTGCCCGAAATGCGGCCACCACATGGCGATCCGCGCGCGCGCGCGCCTGGCCTCGCTGTTCGATCCGGACACCACGCCGACCGAGATCGGCGCGCGCCTGGGCCCGACCGACGCGCTGAAGTTCAAGGACCAGAAGAAGTACAGCGAGCGCATCAAGATCTCGCAGAAGAGCACCGGCGAGTACGACGCGCTGATCGCGATGCAGGGCCTGCTCAAGGCGCAGCCGCTGGTCGCCGCCTCGTTCGATTTCGCCTTCATGGGCGGCTCGATGGGCTCGGTGGTCGGCGAGCGTTTCGCGCTGGCCGCGGAGACCGCGCTGCAGATCGGCGCGCCGTTCGTGTGCTTCTCCGCCAGCGGCGGCGCGCGCATGCAGGAAGGCCTGTTCTCGCTGATGCAGATGGCCAAGACCTCGGCCGCGCTCGGGCGCCTGCGCGAGGCCGGCCTGCCGTACGTGTCGGTGCTGACCCATCCGACCACCGGCGGCGTCTCGGCCAGCTTCGCCATGCTCGGCGACATCAACATCGCCGAGCCGCACGCGCTGATCGGCTTCGCCGGCCCGCGGGTGATCGAGCAGACCGTGCGCGAGACCCTGCCGGAAGGCTTCCAGCGCTCGGAGTTCCTGCTCGAGCACGGCGCCATCGACCAGATCTGCGACCGCCGCGAACTGCGCGACCGCCTGTCCGAACTGCTGGCGATGATGATGCGGCAGCCGGCGCCGGCCAAGACCGAGGTGGTGGCGTGA
- a CDS encoding LysR family transcriptional regulator → MFNLRRLPSLNALRAFEAAARLRSVGGAAAELHVTHGAVSRQIRLLEEELGLALLQREGRGIRPTAAGERLREATGGAFAQLRDAVAELRRPARPSALVLGCPGSILARWMIPRLQALQRDLPALTLHLSAHEGEFGADLDGLDAALLLGQAPWPDGWRVHVLAPERIGPVLSPVLPQAQALAAGPAAALLLQPLLHTASRPQAWPAWAQAHGVDPAKLRYGTGFEHLYYLLEAALAGIGVAIAPQPLVADDLASGRLLAPWGFAETGGQWALCAPGGREDPRIVALAAWLRTQLR, encoded by the coding sequence ATGTTCAACCTGCGTCGCCTGCCTTCGCTGAACGCCCTGCGCGCGTTCGAGGCCGCCGCGCGGCTGCGCAGCGTCGGCGGCGCGGCGGCCGAACTGCACGTCACCCATGGCGCGGTCAGCCGCCAGATCCGGCTGCTGGAGGAGGAACTGGGGCTGGCGCTGCTGCAGCGCGAGGGCCGCGGCATCCGCCCGACCGCGGCCGGCGAGCGGCTGCGCGAGGCCACCGGCGGCGCCTTCGCCCAGCTGCGCGATGCGGTGGCGGAACTGCGCCGGCCGGCGCGGCCCAGCGCGCTGGTGCTGGGTTGCCCGGGCAGCATCCTGGCGCGCTGGATGATTCCGCGGCTGCAGGCGCTGCAGCGCGACCTGCCCGCGCTGACCCTGCACCTGTCCGCGCACGAAGGCGAGTTCGGCGCCGACCTGGACGGCCTGGACGCGGCCCTGTTGCTCGGCCAGGCGCCGTGGCCGGACGGCTGGCGGGTGCACGTGCTGGCGCCCGAGCGGATCGGCCCGGTGCTCAGCCCGGTCCTGCCGCAGGCGCAGGCATTGGCCGCGGGCCCGGCGGCGGCGCTGCTGCTGCAGCCCCTGCTGCATACCGCCTCGCGCCCGCAGGCATGGCCGGCCTGGGCGCAGGCGCATGGCGTGGACCCCGCCAAGCTGCGCTACGGCACCGGTTTCGAACACCTGTACTACCTGCTCGAAGCGGCGCTGGCCGGCATCGGCGTGGCGATCGCGCCGCAACCGCTGGTCGCCGACGACCTGGCCAGCGGACGCCTGCTGGCGCCGTGGGGCTTCGCCGAGACCGGCGGGCAATGGGCGCTGTGCGCACCAGGCGGACGCGAGGATCCGCGCATCGTCGCACTGGCGGCGTGGCTGCGCACGCAGTTGCGTTGA
- the truA gene encoding tRNA pseudouridine(38-40) synthase TruA, with amino-acid sequence MRYALGVEYDGSEFQGWQQLGESGGPSVQATLQAALSSVADTPVSVVCAGRTDAGVHGECQVVHFDCDAPRAPRGWMLGATARLPPSVCVRWCVPAADDFHARFSARARRYRYRLLNRQVRPALYRQTLSWERRPLQAEAMHAAAQALLGEQDFSAFRSIQCQALHARRELQSVAVTRSGEVVEVQVQANAFLHHMVRNIVGSLIMVGAGDKPVSWIGELLAGRDRSVAGPTAPPQGLVFVGPLYPDIWKLPAEVTL; translated from the coding sequence ATGCGGTATGCGTTGGGCGTGGAATACGACGGTAGCGAGTTCCAGGGCTGGCAGCAGCTCGGCGAATCCGGCGGGCCGAGCGTGCAGGCGACGCTGCAGGCGGCGCTGTCGTCGGTGGCCGATACGCCGGTGAGCGTGGTCTGCGCCGGGCGCACCGATGCCGGCGTGCACGGCGAATGCCAGGTCGTGCATTTCGATTGCGATGCGCCGCGCGCGCCGCGCGGCTGGATGCTCGGCGCCACCGCGCGCTTGCCGCCATCGGTGTGCGTGCGTTGGTGCGTGCCGGCGGCGGACGATTTCCATGCGCGCTTCTCGGCGCGCGCGCGGCGCTACCGCTACCGCCTGCTCAACCGCCAGGTACGCCCGGCGCTGTACCGGCAGACGCTGAGCTGGGAGCGGCGGCCGCTGCAGGCCGAGGCGATGCATGCCGCCGCGCAGGCGTTGCTGGGCGAGCAGGATTTCAGCGCGTTCCGCAGCATCCAGTGCCAGGCGCTGCACGCGCGGCGCGAGCTGCAATCGGTCGCGGTGACCCGCAGCGGCGAGGTCGTCGAGGTCCAGGTCCAGGCCAATGCATTCCTTCATCACATGGTGCGCAATATCGTAGGCTCCTTGATCATGGTAGGAGCAGGCGACAAGCCGGTTTCCTGGATCGGCGAACTGCTTGCCGGGCGCGACCGCAGCGTCGCCGGCCCGACCGCGCCGCCGCAGGGATTGGTCTTCGTCGGTCCTCTCTACCCCGATATCTGGAAGCTACCGGCCGAGGTCACCCTATGA
- a CDS encoding isopenicillin N synthase family oxygenase encodes MTARIPTLDITRFDTDRDAFVAELGAAYREWGFAGIRNHGIAQAQIDAAYGVFKAFFALPEEVKRKYHVPGSGGARGYTAFGVETAKDSKHFDLKEFWHIGREIGEDSKYRDVMLPNLWPSEVPGFREHGYGLYQALDQLGARVLAALALHIGLPEHYFADKTDSGNAILRPIHYPPITADDIPNVRAGAHEDINLITLLVGASAAGLEVKSKQGEWVPFTSDADTIVVNIGDMLQRLTNHVYPSTTHRVVNPPGEQARQPRYSVPFFLHPNPDFVIDVLPSCVSADTPSRYPEPITAQGYLEERLREIKLK; translated from the coding sequence ATGACTGCGCGCATCCCGACCCTGGACATCACCCGCTTCGACACAGATCGCGACGCCTTCGTCGCCGAGCTGGGCGCGGCCTACCGCGAGTGGGGCTTCGCCGGCATCCGCAACCACGGCATCGCGCAGGCGCAGATCGATGCGGCCTATGGCGTGTTCAAGGCGTTCTTCGCCTTGCCGGAGGAGGTCAAGCGCAAGTACCACGTGCCCGGCAGCGGCGGCGCGCGCGGCTATACCGCGTTCGGCGTGGAAACCGCCAAGGACTCCAAGCACTTCGACCTGAAGGAGTTCTGGCACATCGGCCGCGAGATCGGCGAGGATTCCAAGTATCGCGACGTCATGCTGCCGAACCTGTGGCCGAGCGAAGTGCCGGGCTTCCGCGAGCACGGCTACGGCCTGTACCAGGCGCTGGACCAGCTCGGCGCGCGCGTGCTCGCGGCGCTGGCGCTGCATATCGGCCTGCCCGAGCACTACTTCGCCGACAAGACCGATTCGGGCAACGCGATCCTGCGCCCGATCCACTACCCGCCGATCACCGCCGACGACATCCCCAACGTGCGCGCCGGCGCGCACGAGGACATCAACCTGATCACCCTGCTGGTCGGCGCCAGCGCCGCCGGCCTGGAAGTGAAGTCCAAGCAGGGCGAGTGGGTGCCGTTCACCTCCGACGCCGACACCATCGTGGTCAACATCGGCGACATGCTGCAGCGCCTGACCAACCACGTGTACCCGTCGACCACCCACCGCGTGGTCAACCCGCCGGGCGAACAGGCGCGGCAGCCGCGCTACTCGGTGCCGTTCTTCCTGCACCCGAACCCGGATTTCGTCATCGATGTGCTGCCCTCGTGCGTCAGCGCCGACACCCCCAGCCGCTACCCCGAGCCGATCACCGCGCAGGGGTATCTGGAGGAGCGGTTGCGCGAGATCAAGCTGAAGTAG
- the trpA gene encoding tryptophan synthase subunit alpha, translating into MSRAANRIATRFDALRQAGRKALIPFVTAGDPSLEATVPAMHALVEAGADVIELGVPFSDPMADGPTIQRSSERALARGAGLAYVLETVGAFRRDDAATPVVLMGYLNPVEIHGTARFAEEAVAAGVDGVLLVDLPPEESAETLAIFAAAGLDLIVLASPTTSDARIGLLCDAARGYLYYVSFAGVTGADHLDTRAAGDRLRQLRARCAVPVVAGFGIKDAASAQAMAVDADGVVVGSALVAALAEATTLEAVRERALAFLAPLRQALDQA; encoded by the coding sequence ATGAGCCGCGCCGCGAACCGCATCGCCACGCGCTTCGATGCGCTGCGCCAGGCCGGGCGCAAGGCGCTGATCCCGTTCGTCACCGCCGGCGATCCGTCGCTGGAGGCTACCGTGCCGGCGATGCACGCGCTGGTCGAGGCCGGCGCCGACGTGATCGAACTGGGCGTGCCGTTTTCCGATCCGATGGCCGACGGCCCCACCATCCAGCGCAGTTCCGAACGCGCCTTGGCGCGCGGCGCCGGCCTGGCCTATGTGCTGGAAACGGTTGGCGCGTTCCGCCGCGACGACGCGGCCACGCCGGTGGTGCTGATGGGCTACCTCAATCCGGTCGAGATCCATGGCACCGCGCGCTTCGCCGAAGAGGCGGTGGCCGCGGGTGTGGACGGGGTGCTGCTGGTCGACCTGCCGCCGGAAGAGTCGGCCGAGACCCTGGCGATCTTCGCCGCCGCCGGCCTGGACCTGATCGTGCTGGCCTCGCCGACCACCAGCGACGCGCGCATCGGCCTGTTGTGCGATGCGGCGCGCGGCTACCTGTACTACGTCAGCTTCGCCGGCGTGACCGGCGCCGACCACCTCGATACCCGCGCCGCCGGCGACCGCCTGCGCCAGTTGCGCGCGCGCTGCGCGGTGCCGGTGGTGGCCGGGTTCGGGATCAAGGACGCGGCCAGCGCCCAGGCCATGGCGGTGGACGCCGACGGCGTGGTGGTCGGCAGCGCGCTGGTCGCGGCGCTGGCCGAGGCGACGACCCTGGAGGCGGTGCGCGAACGCGCGCTGGCGTTCCTGGCGCCATTGCGGCAGGCGCTGGACCAGGCGTGA
- a CDS encoding phosphoribosylanthranilate isomerase, with the protein MNRTLYRTRIKFCGMTRAGDIRLAGELGVDSVGFVFAHGSPRRVAPAEARAMRQAASPMVDVVALFRDNPKDEVREVLRTVRPTLLQFHGDEDDSFCRGFNLPYLKAVPMGGSDINARTLQLQYPNAAGFLFDSHAPGESGGSGKTFDWTRLPTGLHRPFLLAGGITSDNVFDAIVATLPWGVDVSSGIESQPGIKDGHKMRKFVEEVRRADCHELNTNC; encoded by the coding sequence ATGAATCGAACCCTGTATCGCACCCGCATCAAGTTCTGCGGCATGACCCGTGCCGGCGACATCCGCCTGGCGGGCGAACTTGGGGTGGATTCGGTGGGATTCGTGTTCGCCCACGGCAGCCCGCGGCGGGTGGCGCCGGCCGAAGCCCGCGCGATGCGCCAGGCCGCCTCGCCGATGGTCGACGTGGTCGCGCTGTTCCGCGACAACCCCAAGGACGAAGTGCGCGAAGTGCTGCGCACGGTGCGGCCGACCCTGCTGCAGTTCCATGGCGACGAGGACGACAGCTTCTGCCGCGGCTTCAACCTGCCGTACCTGAAAGCGGTGCCGATGGGCGGCAGCGACATCAACGCGCGCACCCTGCAGCTGCAGTACCCGAACGCGGCCGGCTTCCTGTTCGACAGCCACGCTCCCGGCGAGAGCGGCGGCTCCGGCAAGACCTTCGACTGGACGCGCCTGCCCACCGGCCTGCACCGGCCGTTCCTGCTCGCCGGCGGCATCACCTCCGACAACGTGTTCGACGCGATCGTGGCGACGCTGCCGTGGGGCGTGGACGTGTCCAGCGGCATCGAGAGCCAGCCCGGCATCAAGGACGGGCACAAGATGCGCAAGTTCGTCGAAGAAGTGCGCCGCGCCGATTGCCACGAGTTGAACACCAACTGCTGA
- the glmM gene encoding phosphoglucosamine mutase, with product MSTRKYFGTDGIRGRVGQGAISADFVMRLGNALGRVLGAGAAGNARPTVVIGKDTRISGYMFESALEAGLVAAGADVQLLGPMPTPAVAFLTRTLGADAGIVISASHNPHYDNGIKFFSAEGEKLDDATETAIEAALDAPFATVDSERLGKAMRARDAIGRYIEFCKASVPRGFDLRGLKLVLDCAHGATYHIAPLLFRELGAEVIAIGAAPDGLNINAGVGSMHIDNLARNVRQHGAQLGIAFDGDGDRVLMADDQGNPVDGDDLLYVLACGWQASGRLRGPVVGTLMTNYGLEQALAGLQLPFLRVKVGDRYVHQALVEHGGVLGGETSGHMLCLDRATTGDAIVSALQVLEVLKRSRQSLRQALQGLHKVPQQTVNVRLQQGARPAEAASVQAALAAAQAAVQGRGRAFLRPSGTEPVLRVTVEADDAALMRDTLEKLAGAVRDAA from the coding sequence ATGAGCACCCGCAAATACTTCGGCACCGACGGCATCCGCGGCCGGGTCGGGCAGGGCGCCATTTCCGCCGATTTCGTGATGCGCCTGGGCAATGCGCTGGGCCGCGTGCTCGGCGCCGGCGCCGCCGGCAATGCGCGGCCGACGGTGGTGATCGGCAAGGACACGCGCATTTCCGGCTACATGTTCGAATCGGCGCTGGAGGCCGGGCTGGTCGCCGCCGGGGCCGACGTGCAGCTGCTCGGGCCGATGCCCACGCCGGCGGTGGCGTTCCTGACCCGCACGCTCGGCGCCGACGCCGGCATCGTGATCAGCGCCTCGCACAATCCGCACTACGACAACGGCATCAAGTTCTTCTCCGCCGAAGGGGAGAAGCTTGATGACGCCACCGAAACCGCGATCGAGGCCGCGCTCGATGCGCCGTTCGCCACGGTGGACTCCGAGCGCCTGGGCAAGGCGATGCGCGCGCGCGATGCGATCGGCCGCTACATCGAGTTCTGCAAGGCCAGCGTGCCGCGCGGCTTCGACCTGCGCGGGCTGAAGTTGGTGCTGGACTGCGCGCACGGCGCGACCTACCACATCGCGCCGCTGCTGTTCCGCGAGCTGGGCGCCGAGGTGATCGCGATCGGCGCCGCGCCGGACGGGCTCAACATCAACGCCGGGGTCGGCTCGATGCACATCGACAACCTCGCCCGCAACGTGCGCCAGCATGGCGCGCAGCTGGGCATCGCCTTCGACGGCGACGGCGACCGCGTGCTGATGGCCGACGACCAGGGCAATCCGGTCGATGGCGACGACCTGCTGTACGTGCTGGCCTGCGGCTGGCAGGCCAGCGGCCGCCTGCGCGGGCCGGTGGTCGGTACGCTGATGACCAACTACGGACTGGAACAGGCCCTGGCCGGGCTGCAGTTGCCGTTCCTGCGGGTCAAGGTCGGCGACCGCTACGTGCACCAGGCGCTGGTCGAGCACGGCGGCGTGCTCGGCGGCGAAACCTCCGGGCACATGCTGTGCCTGGACCGCGCCACCACCGGCGATGCCATCGTCAGCGCGCTGCAGGTGCTGGAGGTGCTCAAGCGCTCGCGGCAGAGCCTGCGCCAGGCGCTGCAGGGCCTGCACAAGGTGCCGCAGCAGACCGTCAACGTGCGCCTGCAGCAAGGCGCGCGCCCGGCCGAGGCGGCCAGCGTGCAGGCCGCGCTGGCGGCGGCGCAGGCGGCGGTGCAGGGGCGCGGGCGTGCGTTCCTGCGTCCGTCCGGGACCGAGCCGGTGCTGCGGGTCACGGTCGAGGCCGACGACGCCGCGCTGATGCGCGACACCCTGGAAAAGCTCGCCGGGGCGGTCCGTGACGCGGCGTGA
- the trpB gene encoding tryptophan synthase subunit beta — protein MSSVPISDFHAYPDASGHFGRYGGRFVAETLIGPLQELAAAYDQARQDPAFIAEYDKDLKHYVGRPSPIYHAERLSREVGGAQILLKREDLNHTGAHKINNTIGQALLASRMGKTRIIAETGAGQHGVASATVAARLGLECVVYMGATDIERQKINVYRMQLLGARVVPVTSGSATLKDALNEAMRDWVTNVRDTFYIIGTVAGPDPYPRMVRDFNAIVGREARAQMLEDYGRLPDAISACVGGGSNAIGLFHAFLNDPAVKIYGAEAAGDGIASGRHAASIAAGRPGVLHGNRTYVICDDDGQIIETHSVSAGLDYPGVGPEHAFLSDSGRAVYQGITDDEALAAFHLLAHTEGILAALESSHAVAQSIKLARELPKDALVLCNLSGRGDKDVHTIAAREGMVL, from the coding sequence ATGTCCTCCGTCCCCATCAGCGACTTCCATGCCTATCCCGACGCCAGTGGCCATTTCGGACGCTACGGCGGCCGCTTTGTCGCCGAGACCCTGATCGGACCGCTGCAGGAGCTGGCCGCGGCCTACGACCAGGCGCGCCAGGACCCGGCCTTCATCGCCGAGTACGACAAGGACCTGAAGCACTACGTCGGCCGGCCCAGCCCGATCTACCACGCCGAGCGGCTCAGCCGCGAAGTCGGCGGCGCGCAGATCCTGCTCAAGCGCGAGGACCTGAACCACACCGGCGCGCACAAGATCAACAACACCATCGGCCAGGCGCTGCTGGCCAGCCGCATGGGCAAGACCCGCATCATCGCCGAGACCGGCGCCGGCCAGCACGGCGTGGCCAGCGCCACGGTGGCCGCGCGGCTGGGCCTGGAGTGCGTGGTGTACATGGGCGCCACCGACATCGAGCGGCAGAAGATCAACGTCTACCGGATGCAGCTGCTGGGCGCCAGGGTGGTGCCGGTGACCTCCGGCTCGGCCACGCTCAAGGACGCGCTGAACGAGGCGATGCGCGACTGGGTGACCAACGTGCGCGACACCTTCTACATCATCGGCACCGTCGCCGGCCCGGATCCGTATCCGCGCATGGTGCGCGACTTCAACGCCATCGTCGGCCGCGAGGCGCGCGCGCAGATGCTGGAAGACTACGGCCGCCTGCCGGACGCGATCAGCGCCTGCGTCGGCGGCGGCAGCAACGCCATCGGCCTGTTCCACGCCTTCCTCAACGATCCCGCGGTGAAGATCTACGGCGCCGAAGCCGCCGGCGACGGCATCGCCAGCGGCCGCCACGCCGCCTCGATCGCCGCCGGCCGCCCGGGCGTGCTGCACGGCAACCGCACCTACGTGATCTGCGACGACGACGGCCAGATCATCGAGACCCATTCGGTGTCCGCCGGCCTGGACTACCCGGGCGTCGGCCCCGAGCACGCGTTCCTGTCCGACAGCGGCCGCGCGGTCTACCAGGGCATCACCGACGACGAGGCGCTGGCCGCGTTCCATCTGCTGGCGCATACCGAGGGCATCCTGGCCGCGCTGGAATCCAGCCACGCGGTGGCGCAGTCGATCAAGCTGGCGCGCGAGCTGCCCAAGGACGCGCTGGTGCTGTGCAACCTGTCCGGCCGCGGCGACAAGGACGTGCACACCATCGCCGCGCGCGAAGGCATGGTGCTGTGA
- the tpiA gene encoding triose-phosphate isomerase, giving the protein MRRKIVAGNWKLHGNRQFATALVREVAAGLPADGVEVVILPPLPYLGDLIDDFEGHALRFGAQDVSSNEKGAYTGEVSAAMLIDVGAHYGLVGHSERRQYHHENSELVARKFAAALHAGLIPILCVGESLQQREAGQTESVIAAQLAPVLALVGAQGFAQAVVAYEPVWAIGTGRTASPAQAQAVHAFIRGEVAAHDARIADSLPLLYGGSVKPDNAAELFAQPDVDGGLVGGASLVAGEFLAIARAAAAR; this is encoded by the coding sequence ATGCGACGCAAGATCGTAGCCGGAAACTGGAAGCTGCACGGCAACCGCCAGTTCGCCACCGCCCTGGTGCGGGAGGTGGCCGCGGGCCTGCCCGCCGACGGGGTGGAGGTGGTGATCCTGCCGCCGCTGCCGTACCTGGGCGACCTGATCGACGATTTCGAGGGCCATGCGCTGCGCTTCGGCGCGCAGGACGTGAGCAGCAACGAGAAGGGCGCCTACACCGGCGAGGTGTCGGCGGCGATGCTGATCGATGTCGGCGCCCATTACGGGCTGGTCGGGCATTCGGAGCGGCGCCAGTACCATCACGAGAACAGCGAGCTGGTCGCGCGCAAGTTCGCCGCGGCGCTGCATGCCGGGCTGATCCCGATCCTGTGCGTGGGCGAGAGCCTGCAGCAGCGCGAGGCCGGCCAGACTGAATCGGTCATCGCCGCGCAGCTGGCACCGGTGCTGGCGCTGGTCGGCGCGCAGGGCTTCGCCCAGGCCGTGGTCGCCTACGAGCCGGTGTGGGCGATCGGCACCGGGCGCACCGCCAGCCCGGCCCAGGCGCAGGCGGTACACGCCTTCATCCGTGGCGAAGTCGCCGCCCACGATGCTAGAATCGCTGATTCGCTGCCGCTCCTGTATGGGGGCAGCGTCAAGCCCGACAACGCCGCCGAGCTGTTCGCGCAGCCGGACGTCGATGGCGGGCTGGTCGGCGGCGCTTCGCTGGTCGCCGGGGAGTTCCTGGCCATCGCGCGAGCGGCGGCCGCCCGTTAA
- a CDS encoding SDR family NAD(P)-dependent oxidoreductase has translation MPQPSGHALITGASSGIGREIAREYARRGVPLILSARREALLQALAEELRAQVPVQIVVADLADPAAPAALVAELERRGLAVRILVNNAGYGVPGRFPDSDWATHAAFLQVMVGAVCELTWRLLPALRASGHGRILNVASFAALVPGADGQTLYAAAKSFMLRFSESLALENADRGVNVCALCPGFTWSEFHDVTGTREQMDKLPRWAWLQTAAVARAGIDGAEHGRVRVVPGAFYRALLGLVALLPNALLLKAMRRGSQRIRPLD, from the coding sequence ATGCCCCAGCCTTCCGGCCATGCCCTGATCACCGGCGCCTCCAGCGGCATCGGCCGCGAGATCGCCCGCGAATACGCGCGCCGCGGCGTGCCGCTGATCCTCAGCGCGCGGCGCGAGGCGCTGCTGCAGGCACTGGCCGAGGAACTGCGCGCGCAGGTGCCGGTGCAGATCGTGGTCGCCGATCTGGCCGACCCGGCGGCACCGGCCGCGCTGGTGGCCGAACTGGAACGGCGCGGCCTGGCGGTGCGGATCCTGGTCAACAACGCCGGCTATGGCGTGCCGGGGCGCTTTCCCGACAGCGACTGGGCCACGCATGCCGCGTTCCTGCAGGTGATGGTCGGCGCGGTCTGCGAACTGACCTGGCGCCTGCTGCCGGCGCTGCGCGCCAGCGGCCACGGCCGCATCCTCAATGTCGCCTCGTTCGCCGCGCTGGTGCCGGGCGCCGACGGGCAGACCCTGTACGCGGCGGCGAAGAGCTTCATGCTGCGCTTCAGCGAATCGCTGGCGCTGGAGAACGCCGACCGCGGCGTCAACGTCTGCGCACTGTGCCCGGGCTTCACCTGGTCCGAATTCCACGACGTGACCGGCACCCGCGAACAGATGGACAAGCTGCCGCGCTGGGCCTGGCTGCAGACCGCCGCGGTCGCCCGCGCCGGCATCGACGGCGCCGAGCACGGCCGCGTGCGGGTGGTGCCGGGCGCGTTCTACCGCGCGCTGCTGGGCCTGGTCGCGCTGCTGCCGAACGCGCTGCTGCTGAAAGCGATGCGTCGCGGCTCGCAGCGGATCAGGCCGTTGGATTGA